The sequence ACTTCCCGGATCCTTGAACACCCATCACAACAATCGGGGGCAGGTTCTGATCTGCCATGGGAAACTCCTCAGACGCCTCTTTACATCTGATTTCGAGTGGCCTAGCCGACAATAAATCAGATTTATCTGGACTAAGATAGCACAGCGAATAGTGGTCCCGCGCACATGGAGAACAACGACGGCGGACGCCGCCTGAGGCGCGCCGAAACCCGTGTGCACTGGCGGCGCTTTTCCGTCCAGCTCCGCCATGCCACACACGCTACCGACGGATTCCGCATCTGTGCGGGCCGGTGCCAGATCCGGCATGCAGGACTACGCTTAATCTCATCCCTCACCTAACGCCGCCCCTGGAGGCAGTCATGCTCAGCATCGACGCCATCGACATGGACCTGCTGATTACGGCCATGGAAATCAGCGACACCTTCGAAGCCCAATGGTGGCTGGATCCGAGCACCGGACAAGTAGAAATGACCAGCGAGGACGCCGGCAATTCCCTCCCCGCCTGGGATCTCGACGACCACGGCGCCGTCCCCATCCCCCCGGACGACCCCCAGCGCGGCTACCGCGACATGCGCGACTTCATCGCCACCCTCGACGACGAGCAGGCCCGCGCCACCCTGCACCACGCCATCGAAGGGAAGCGGCCCTACCGCCGCTTCAAGGACGCCGTTTACCACTACCCCAAGATCCGCGACGACTGGTACGCCTTCCACCAGAGGCGCATGCGCCAGCACGCCATCACCTGGCTCGTCGCCGAAGAGCTCGTCGACCCCGCCGAAGCCCAGCAGGCCATGGCCCAGGCCTGACCCTCACGCGAAGCCGGCCCCACGAAACCAGCCCGGCTCAACAGCCAGCCCGGCTCAACAGCCAGCCCCGCTTCGCAGCCAGCCCCGCTCAACAGCCAGCCCGACCTCCACGAAAGCAGCCAGGCTTAACGATTGGCCGGAAATGGCTGGATACGGCGTCTAAACAGGTCGTTTCGGGCCAATGAATGCCGAATCCGGGCAGGAACTACAGCGGCGGCGTCATGCCGGCCCAAGGCCTGATCTTCTCGACGGCGGCGCCGATGCGGAAGACGGTGTGGTCGTCGAAGGGGTGCCCGACGATCTGCACGCCGGTGGGGATGCCGACATCGGCCAGGCCGCTGGGGACAGCCAGCACCGGGCAACGGTTGTTGATGTTGAAGGGCGCGGTCATGTGCGCCTCCCAATAGTGCTCGAGCTTCACTCCCCCGACGTCGATCCCGTCCAGGTAGTCCTCGTCCGCCTTGAGCGCGGAGACTGCCGAGGCCGGACAGATGAGCGCGTCGAAGCCGACCATGGCATCGGCGAGCTGCGCCTGGATCCGCGCCTCGGCCGTCAGCCCGTCCAGCAGTGTATGGCGCGACGCGGCCGCGCGCGCATCTGCCATGAAGCGGCGGGTGTACGCGGCGAGCCTGTCCTCGTTGCCGGCAGTGGCCCTCTCCATCGCAGGCCCGAGGATGTGGCCGAAGTGCGTGAAGATGGTCTCGCTGATCCCGCGGCTTGTCCACGGCAGCTCGATCTCCTCGACGACCGCGCCGGCCGCCTCGAGCGCGGCGGCGACGGCACGCGTGTTGGCCTCCACGTCGGACATCACCGGGTAGTCGCCGAGCCGGATGCACAGCGCGATCCGCATCCCCTCAACGCCCTCGAACTCCAGAGGCAGCGGCGCCGCCGGGCCCACCGAGGTGTGGTCCAACGGGTGCGGGCCCGCCATCACGTTCGCCAGCAGCGCCGTGTCCGCCACGGTCCGCGCCATCGGCCCGTCGCCGCGGTACCAGTCCGCGGAGAGCGGCGGCATCCCGGGGATCCGGCCGTACGGCGCCTTGTAGCCCACGTTTCCGGTGAACGACGCCGGAAGCCGGGTCGATCCCGCAATATCCGATGCGGTGGCCAAGGTAGTCATGCCGGCGGCAAGCGCGGCCCCGGCTCCACCCGACGAACCGCCCGGCGAGTAGTCCGGGTTCCACGGGTTCCGCGTGACGCCCCACATCGGGCTGTGCGTGACGGTCGCGCAGCTGAATTCGGGCGACGTGGTCCGCGCGTGGATGATCCCGCCGGCCGTCTTGATCCGCTCCACCACCGGGTGGTCGACGGCGGCGACGTCCTCCGCACAGGCCAGCAGCCCCTGGCTGAAGCTCCGCCCGGCAATCGCGTGCTTCTCCTTCGTCGCGACCGGCAGCCCCAGCAGAGCCGAGCCGTCGTACTCCCCCGCCAGATACCACCGCTCGGCGAGGCGGGCCGCGGCCATCGCCTCGTCCTGCAGCTGCTCCGTGAAGGCGTTGACCGTCCCGTTCACCTCGGCCGCCCGCTCGATCACGGCCTCCATCAGCTCGACCGGCGACAGTTCGCGGGAACGGAACAGGCCCAGCGCCTCGACCGCGGACAGGTAATGCAGCTTGGTCATCGCGCACCCGCCCCGGCAGCAGCGGCCGACGACGCGTCCTCCTCCACCAGCGCCCCGAACACCAGCTCCCGCGCCACGGCGGTCAGTGCCTCCACGCCGGCCACCATGTCCTCGTCCGTGCTGAACTCCCGCTCGCAGTGGCTGACCCCGTCCACCGACGGAATGAACATCATCACCGACGGCACAATCCGGTTCATCGCCACCGAGTCGTGTCCGGCCATCGTCTGCATCCGGCGCACGCCCAGGCCCAGGTTCGCGGCCAGCTTCTCGGTCAGCTCCACGCCGGACTCCGGGTAGTACTGGTTGCTCCGGATGTCGAAGTCCTTCACGTTGATCCGGATGTCGTGCTCCTCGGCCAGCGCCGCGATGTCCCGCAGCAGCGAATCCCGCGCCGCCTGCACAATCGACTTCGCGTTGGAGCGCAGGTCCGCTACGAGGTGCACCCGGCGCGGCACCACGATCGGCGAGTTCGGCTCCAGCGTCAGCTGCCCCACCGAGGACACCAGCGCCTCCTCCTCGAAGTCGCCGGTCACGTCGTGCACCATCAGCACGATCTTCGACGCCGCCACCAGCGCATCGTGCCGGTCCGCCATCGCCGTCGCCCCCGTGTGGGACTGCTCGCCGAGCACCTCGATGTCCAGCTTCTGCGTGTACCAGCTCGAATCCACGGCGCCGAGCTGCAGCCCCTCGCGCTCCAGGATGCGGCCCTGCTCGATGTGGATCTCCGCGTAGCTGACCGGTTCCGGCCCGGCGTCGGTCCCCAGGTACCCGATCGAGCCGAGCGACTCCCGCACGGACACGCCCTGCAGGTCCCGCACCTCGAGCATCGTCGAGCGGTCCATGATTCCGGCGAACACCGAGCTGCCCATGATGGACGGCGCGAACCGCCCGCCCTCCTCGTTGAACCAGTTGACCACCGCCAGATTGAACGGCGGCAGCTCCCCGCCGGCCCGCACCTGCTCCTCGAGCCGCGCCGCCGCGTGCAGTCCGGCGATCACGCCGTACGCCCCGTCGAACCGTCCGCCCAGCGGCTGGCTATCCAGGTGCGAGCCGACCAGCACGAACTTCGCCCCGGGCCGGAACTCGAGCAGCGCGAACATGTTGCCGATCCCGTCCACCCGGACCTCCCAGCCGCGCTCGGCGGCGAACCCGGCGAACCAGTCGCGGGTCCGGCGGTCCTCCTCGGTCGCCGCCTGCCGGTCCACGCCGTTGTTGGGCGTGGCGCCGATCGTGGCGACGTGGTGGAAATCCTTCAGGAAGGCATCAGCGGACATGGCGAAGTACTCCTAGTTCAAAGTGAAGTGCAGCGCCGGCATGAGGGGCCGGCGGAAGTCAGTGAAAACGGAAGGAAAGTACGACGGCGGAAGCCGGGCTCCCGCCGTCGTCCTCCTTTAGCCGATGCGGCCGCGGGTCTCCGGCACCTTGGTCAGCGTCAGCAGCAGGAACACGATCACCGCCGCGCCGCAGAGCCAGTAGGCCGGCGAGTACGAGACTCCGGTGGCGTTGACCAGCGCGGTGCCGATGAACGGAGCGGTGCCGCCGAAGAGCGCGTAGCCCACGTTGTAGCTGACCGCCGCCGACGTGAAGCGGGTCTTGGTGCTGAAGATCTCGACGAAGAAGGTGTAGCAGCCGCCGCCGTAGATGCACAGCGGCACCACGAAGAGCAGCTGGCCGAGCATCGCCAGGCCCAGCGAGCCGCTGGTCACCAGCATGAAGCACGGGAACGCGAGCAGCGCGATCGCGGCCGAGCCGGCAATCAGCATCGGCTTGCGGCCCACCTTGTCGCCGATGATTCCGCCGATCGGCAGCAGCAGCGCGTAGAACAGCATCGCCACGGCGTTAGCCAGCAGGGACGACTCGCGGCTGAGGTTGCCGGTGGTCTGCACGTAGCCCACGAAGTAGCCGGAGAGGAAGTAGAAGCCCATCGCGGTCATGCCCATCACGAAGATGACCTGGACCATCCGCAGCTTGTTCTCGCGGAACGCCTCGCGGATCGGGCTGTACTCCTTCTGCTCGGCCTTCGCAGCGACCTGCTTGAACGCCTCGGACTCCTCCGTCTTGGAGCGGATCCACACGCCGAACAGGGACAGCGGCAGCGCCAGCAGGAACGGAATCCGCCAGCCCCAGGCGAAGAACGCCTCGTCGGACAAGCTCTGGCTGAGGATCAGGATCATCGCACCCGCGACGACGGACGGCAGCGCGGTGGCCGCCAGCGTGATGTTCAGCCAGAAGCCGCGGCGGTGCACCGGGGCGTGCTCGAACACGAACGCCGGGGCGCCCACCGACTCGCCGCCGGCCGAGAAGCCCTGCAGCAGCCGGCACAGCACCAGCAGCGCCGGCGCGAGCGCACCGATCGCCGCGTACGGCGGCAGCAGGCCGATCAGCGCCGTCGCCCCGCCAATCGTCACCAGCGTGATGTAGAGGACCTTGCGCCGGCCGATCCGGTCACCCAGCTGGCCGAAGAACAGGCCGCCGATCGGACGCGCCACGAACGCGACGCCGAACGTCGCGAACGTCGCCAGCAGGCCGATCAGGGCGTTCTCGCCGGGGAAGAACAGCTGCGAGAGCGTCACGGCGGAGAGGCCGTAGAGCGCGAAATCGTAGAACTCGATGAACTGGCCCACGCTGCCGCCGGCGAGGACGCGCTTCTGCATCCCGCTGGTCTTGGTGGACTGCGCGAAGGCCTCAGCGCTGGCGGCTCCCGGCCGCATCCGGGTTTCGTTGGTCGTCATGACTCCCACCGTACGGAGGCGGAATTGCGGTTCAGTTGCCCGACGTTACGGCGCTGTAAAGCGTTCGGGCGGGAAAAGTTTCGCGCCGGGGCCGGCTCAGCGGGTCCCCCGGCAATCGAACGGAAACATGGCAGGTTCTGTCGCAATGCAGTTCCTCCTGGTTGCGTTGGCCGAGCCGCGGCCGCTCCCCCGTATCTTCACGGGGAACAACTCCATCGCCGCCGGCTCGACCTCTTCGGAATGCACACCAGTCTCTGTGATACCCCTCACAGCTGTCCAATTCATAATTTCCACAGTCTCCATCGATTCCATCAATGCGAGAACGACGGCGGCGTCGGTCTTGCGCAGTCATCTCCTCTACCGGTCCGCGCCGTACAGCTTCTTGCAAATCTCCTCGAAGGCCAAGGCCCGCCTGGTCGGCCGCAGTCCCGCCGGCCGAGCGATGACGACCTCGATCCCCGGCAGCTCGTCCACCAGCCGCAGCGGCACCACCTTGCCGCCCGAATACGTCAGGTCATGATGCAGCCGCTGGTTCAGCACTGAGTAGCCGTGTCCGCGCGCCACGAATGACCTGACAGTCTCGTAGCCCGACACCCGGTGCCGGATGTTCGGCGTGATGCCGGCGATCTGGAACAGCTGCAAGTAGTACTCGCGCGTATGGGGAAGGTCGAGCAGGATCATCGGCTCGTCCTGAAGCTCCCGCAGCGCCACTTCCCCGTCCGGATCCGCCGCCAGCGGATGCCCCTCGTGCACCAGCACATGCGGCGGCACCCGCTCCACCAACTGAGTGCTCACGCCGTCCAGCAGCCCCAGCGTGTACATCAGCGACACCTCGCAGCGCCCCTCGAGCAGCGACCGGCGCAGGAACTCTTGGTCACCCTCCAGGAAGGAAACCCGCACATCCGGATAGCGCTGTTCGAACGCCTGCAGGATCACCGGCGCCCGGAACGGAGCCAGCGGCGCGAACAACCCCACCTTGAGATCGCCAGTCAGGTTCTCCGACATTCCCCGCGCCGACTCATACAGCGAATCCGCATGCTCTAGGAACGCCGGCAGCTCCTTCGCGAACTCCCGCCCGGCAGGGCTCAGCTTCAACCCCCGCTGCGGCAGCCGGATGAACAGCTGCACCTCCAACTCCTGCTCCAGCTGCGAAATCGCATTCGATAACGCCGACTGGGTAATGCGCAGCCGCCGCGCCGCCGTCGTCATATTCTCCGTCTCCGCCACCACCGCGAAGTACCGCAGCTGGATCAGAGTAAAAGGCCTCGCCATGG is a genomic window of Arthrobacter sp. Marseille-P9274 containing:
- a CDS encoding UPF0158 family protein; this translates as MLSIDAIDMDLLITAMEISDTFEAQWWLDPSTGQVEMTSEDAGNSLPAWDLDDHGAVPIPPDDPQRGYRDMRDFIATLDDEQARATLHHAIEGKRPYRRFKDAVYHYPKIRDDWYAFHQRRMRQHAITWLVAEELVDPAEAQQAMAQA
- a CDS encoding amidase — translated: MTKLHYLSAVEALGLFRSRELSPVELMEAVIERAAEVNGTVNAFTEQLQDEAMAAARLAERWYLAGEYDGSALLGLPVATKEKHAIAGRSFSQGLLACAEDVAAVDHPVVERIKTAGGIIHARTTSPEFSCATVTHSPMWGVTRNPWNPDYSPGGSSGGAGAALAAGMTTLATASDIAGSTRLPASFTGNVGYKAPYGRIPGMPPLSADWYRGDGPMARTVADTALLANVMAGPHPLDHTSVGPAAPLPLEFEGVEGMRIALCIRLGDYPVMSDVEANTRAVAAALEAAGAVVEEIELPWTSRGISETIFTHFGHILGPAMERATAGNEDRLAAYTRRFMADARAAASRHTLLDGLTAEARIQAQLADAMVGFDALICPASAVSALKADEDYLDGIDVGGVKLEHYWEAHMTAPFNINNRCPVLAVPSGLADVGIPTGVQIVGHPFDDHTVFRIGAAVEKIRPWAGMTPPL
- a CDS encoding M20 family metallo-hydrolase, translating into MSADAFLKDFHHVATIGATPNNGVDRQAATEEDRRTRDWFAGFAAERGWEVRVDGIGNMFALLEFRPGAKFVLVGSHLDSQPLGGRFDGAYGVIAGLHAAARLEEQVRAGGELPPFNLAVVNWFNEEGGRFAPSIMGSSVFAGIMDRSTMLEVRDLQGVSVRESLGSIGYLGTDAGPEPVSYAEIHIEQGRILEREGLQLGAVDSSWYTQKLDIEVLGEQSHTGATAMADRHDALVAASKIVLMVHDVTGDFEEEALVSSVGQLTLEPNSPIVVPRRVHLVADLRSNAKSIVQAARDSLLRDIAALAEEHDIRINVKDFDIRSNQYYPESGVELTEKLAANLGLGVRRMQTMAGHDSVAMNRIVPSVMMFIPSVDGVSHCEREFSTDEDMVAGVEALTAVARELVFGALVEEDASSAAAAGAGAR
- a CDS encoding MFS transporter; translation: MTTNETRMRPGAASAEAFAQSTKTSGMQKRVLAGGSVGQFIEFYDFALYGLSAVTLSQLFFPGENALIGLLATFATFGVAFVARPIGGLFFGQLGDRIGRRKVLYITLVTIGGATALIGLLPPYAAIGALAPALLVLCRLLQGFSAGGESVGAPAFVFEHAPVHRRGFWLNITLAATALPSVVAGAMILILSQSLSDEAFFAWGWRIPFLLALPLSLFGVWIRSKTEESEAFKQVAAKAEQKEYSPIREAFRENKLRMVQVIFVMGMTAMGFYFLSGYFVGYVQTTGNLSRESSLLANAVAMLFYALLLPIGGIIGDKVGRKPMLIAGSAAIALLAFPCFMLVTSGSLGLAMLGQLLFVVPLCIYGGGCYTFFVEIFSTKTRFTSAAVSYNVGYALFGGTAPFIGTALVNATGVSYSPAYWLCGAAVIVFLLLTLTKVPETRGRIG
- a CDS encoding LysR family transcriptional regulator is translated as MARPFTLIQLRYFAVVAETENMTTAARRLRITQSALSNAISQLEQELEVQLFIRLPQRGLKLSPAGREFAKELPAFLEHADSLYESARGMSENLTGDLKVGLFAPLAPFRAPVILQAFEQRYPDVRVSFLEGDQEFLRRSLLEGRCEVSLMYTLGLLDGVSTQLVERVPPHVLVHEGHPLAADPDGEVALRELQDEPMILLDLPHTREYYLQLFQIAGITPNIRHRVSGYETVRSFVARGHGYSVLNQRLHHDLTYSGGKVVPLRLVDELPGIEVVIARPAGLRPTRRALAFEEICKKLYGADR